From the genome of Nitrospirota bacterium:
AACCTCCCGTCATTTTTTGACGGGAGGTTTCACTACAATACCCATGTTGTGACTGTTACCTTACCTAAGGTATTCTGAAATTACTGGTTTAAACTTTTTTCGCAGATCCCATAGACCCAACTCTTTAAAGGCTCTGATGGCGCCAGGATGGGTGTTCTCTTCGGATAAGCCATTGAGCATCTCTGTGGGTGTAACAATGGTCCAGTAGGTATGTGAAGCTTTCAATGTAGGACCGATTGTCGCAACAGCCTTGACAAACTGGTATGCTAATTCTTCTGGAAAACTCTCATGAGCGACATTATATATACGATCTGCCCCGACGTATAAGTCGATTTTTTGCTTCGGTAAGGTTCTTGCAGGGATCTTTATTATCTGAGTAACTGTTCCAAATTCTCTGTTTATCTTTTCATAAACCGCTCGGTCAGGTGTAAGATAAAAGATGTCCCGCCCCGCTGCATCTAAAATCAGCTGCATACCTGGAATAGTATAGTTTTTTTGATCATGACTGATATAAACACCAGTCACCATCCCATCGATCTTACCAGCTAAAAGCTCATCTACTGCTTTGGCAGGACCCAGAAAATAAATCTTTGTGTTTTCAGGCGTGATACCATGTTTTGCCAGTAGAATATACCCATTCATACCCCAACAGCTCTGCCCGCGAAGACCTAAGCCGATTCTTTTTCCCTTTAATTGCTCTATTGATTTGATTTCAGGGTTTAATGTCTGGAAGAACATACCATATGTGCACAGGCCTTCGCTGTAAAGGATCTTCCATCTGTTTTTTATAGGCTCCTTAAAGAAGGGTTTCACCTCAGGTTTATCAGCGTGAGCAGCTAGCGCCACAACATCGTCTTCTGTAGAAAATATCGTATGTTTCCACAGATCTTTGCTCTTTGCCATCTCTATCAAATTATAGTTGTAACCAGGGGTTTCCTGTGAATTCAGGTGAAACGGAAGGTCCTTTCTCTTGATCACCGTCTCTAATAAAATGTTACCTTCTATAGCACCACAACCCATAGGACAAAGTAGCATGTTAATTTGCGGTTTCTTTTCGGCAGCTTGTGCTATACTTGAGAGCGTAACCGTTCCAGCTAAAAGCGTAATTATCAGCAGCGTAATTGAGAATATGAACAGTTTATTTGAATCTTTTTTAAACATAATCTCACCTCCCCTTTTATCTCTAAAAACTGCTACCCTCCCTTCTATTACGCACTTTGTTGTAACTTAGATTTTAGAATCACCTCCTTTCAAGATTGTGTTTCCACTACCTCCTTTTATTTTTATTTTATTACTTATTTAATCCAATGTCAAATAAAACAACTGTTGTTTTTAGTGCTGGGGTTATATATAATTTCAATCATAAGGAATGGAGGTTTGGTAATGATTCCAACGATTGAATGGAGAGACGGGGTAGTCAGGATGTTAAATCAGACAAAGCTTCCCCTTGAGGTTTCCTATGTAGATTGCAGAGACTACAGAATGGTTGCAGAGGGAATTAAGAAACTCTGGATAAGGGGTGCGCCAGCAATAGGTATTGCAGCTGCAATGGGTATTGCCCTCGGTGCTCAGGATATAAAGGCTGATAATTTTGATGACTTTTATAGCAGACTCCTGAAGGTATGCGAATGTCTTGCATCTACAAGACCAACCGCAGTCAATCTCTTCTGGGCTATCGAGAGGATGAAGGAATTCGTAAAGAAACAGAGGGATGAAAAGTTAGAGAGAATAAAAGTGCTTTTAATAGATGAGGCGAAAAGGATACTTCAGGAAGATATAGAGGCTAATAAGACGATAGGCAGAGGGGGGGCACAGTTTATAAAGGATGGAGATACCATACTTACCCATTGCAATGCTGGTTCATTAGCCACCGGTGGCTATGGTACAGCCACTGCACCGATACGTGTGGCATTAGAGCAGGGGAAGCGTATCCATGTATTTGTGGATGAGACGAGACCGATACTACAGGGTGCAAGACTTACTGCATGGGAACTTATGCAGGATAAGATACCTGTTACCCTGATTACAGATAATATGGCAGGATACTTTATGAAGAAAGGCGAAGTAGATCTCACCATTGTTGGTGCTGACAGGATAGCAAGAAATGGTGATGTAGCAAACAAGATAGGAACTTATACATTAGCGGTTCTGTGCAAAGAACATAAGATTCCTTTCTATGTGGCTGCACCAACATCTACGATAGACCTCAGTACTCCTTCAGGCGAACTTATACCCATCGAAGAAAGGGGATCTGAGGAGGTCACACATATATTAGGCAAGGTCCAGATTGCACCTGAAGGCGTGATGGTAAAAAATCCTGCCTTTGATGTTACACCTGCAGAATATATAACTGCGATAATAACAGAAAGGGGCGTCTTTCACCCGGATGAGATAAAAAAGATAGATTCATAGGATTCAAGGAGTCAAGTGGTCAGATCCTTGACCCTTTAACCCTTGAATCCTATCAAATTATTTTACTGCCTTTTTCAATGCCTGCCCCGCGGAGAATTTTGGTACCCTTGTTGCTGGAATCTTTATTTCTGCTCCTGTCCGTGGATTTCTTCCTTTTCTCGCCTTTCTCTTGTGAACAGAGAATGTACCAAAACCAACCAGTGTTACCTTGCCTCCCTTTTTCAAGGTTCCTGTAATAGAACTAATGATTGAGTTAATCGCCTTATTTGCCTCATTCTGACCAATGCTGGCATCCTTTGCGATCTTTTTTACAAGATCTGCCTTTGTCAACCTAATCACCCCCTTTCATTAATATATTCTCTAAAATATGCCCTCTGGAGAATTCTACCTTAAGGTCTACGACCCGTAGGGCAATGCTTTATTTTTAAGCCGTTACAAAATATAAAACCATCTTTTCACGCATTTTGCAAGAGTTTTTTAAATCTTGATTAAAAGAAATATAGTATTATGAAGGGAATGTCAAGTATTTTTATTGTGTTATTCAAAATTTCTCGGTGGTGTGGTATTATAATTTTGCCATGTTAACAAAAAGGATAATTCCATGTCTTGATGTGAGAGATGGGAGGGTTGTCAAAGGCGTAAGTTTCATTAACCTCAGAGACGCAGGCAATCCTGTGGAGAACGCAAAATTTTATGATGAACAAGGGGCAGATGAGCTTGTATTTCTTGATATAACCGCCTCACACGAAAAAAGGAATATTATAATCGATGTTGTAATGAGGACTGCGGAAGAGGTATTCATGCCACTTACAGTTGGAGGCGGGATCAAAACCCTTGATGACATAAGGGCGCTTCTCAAGGCGGGGTGCGATAAGGTCTCAATAAATACATCTGCTGTTGAAAACCCAGAATTTATCAAAGAGGCAGCCAAGAGATTTGGAAGCCAGTGTATTGTGGTTGCGATAGACGCCAAGCGAGTTCGGAGTTCGGAGTTCGGAGTTCGGAGTTCAAAAAACTCCCCACTCTCAACTCCTAACTCTCAACTGAGCTGGGAGGTCTATACACATGGTGGAAGAAAACCAAGAGGTATTGATGCTATTGAGTGGGCTAAGAGGATGGCGAATTATGGCGCCGGAGAGATATTACTTACAAGCATGGACAGGGATGGGACAAAGGATGGCTATGATATAAAACTTACTCGGACTATATCAGAGGCAGTTGATATACCGATAATCGCATCAGGTGGGGCAGGGACACTTGAGCATCTCTACGAGGGCATTGTTGAAGGCAGGGCAGATGCTGTGCTTGCCGCATCAATATTTCACTACAGAGAATATACCATCAGAGAGGCAAAAGAATACCTTAGGAGTCGAGGGGTTGCAGTTAGGTTATAGTGGTTAACGACGATGATAATAAAACAGGTCAGGCATCTCGAATAAAAATGCAAAAAGCAAAAATCAAAAATCCCCCTACAACCCCCCTATTACTCATACCACTCTATCTTATTTTTCGGTACATACCAGTGGATGAAATCATACCAGATGCCTATAGGTGCCTTCTCTACGCCCTTGAACCTTTTGTGGAGTATCGGAAGTGCATCCGGGACATATAAAAATGTATAGGGCTGATCTTCAGCTAATATTGCGTGTATCCTGTGGTATATCTTCTTCCTCTCTTCANNNNNNNNNNNNNNNNNNNNNNNNNNNNNNNNNNNNNNNNNNNNNNNNNNNNNNNNNNNNNNNNNNNNNNNNNNNNNNNNNNNNNNNNNNNNNNNNNNNNTGCCTTCTCTACGCCCTTGAACCTTTTGTGGAGTATCGGAAGTGCATCCGGGACATATAAAAATGTATAGGGCTGATCTTCAGCTAATATTGCGTGTATCCTGTGGTATATCTTCTTCCTCTCTTCAATATTAAATGTCCTCCTCCCTTCAATTAGTAGTCTGTCAACCTCGGGATTATTATAGGATATAAAATTAAACTCACCCTCTTTTGTCTTACTTGAATGCCATATATCATATATATCAGGGTCTCTTGAAAGTGCCCATCCCATGATTACCGCCTCGAAACGCTTTTTGTCTATGAACTCATGAAGGAGTGCCTGCCATTCAAGTATCTTTATTTTTACATCTATGCCGACTTTTTTCAGATTCTGCTGAATTATCAGGGCTGTCTTTTTACGCTCTTCATTGCCTTGATTGGTGAGAATCGTAAAGGCAAAGGGTGTTCCATTTTTCTTTAGCACACCATCTTTATCGAGCTTCCAGCCTGCCTCTCTTAGAAGTAATATAGCCTTTTCAGGATTATATTTATAGTCTTCCACATCAGGATTGAATGCCCATGACTCTGGTGGGAATGGACCTGTAGCAGGAGTGCCGAGTCCGAGGAGAACACCATTGATTATCGCCTTCTTATCTATAGCGTAGCTGATTGCCTGTCTGACCCTTTTATCTGAAAACTTCGAATCAAGTAGATTATATCCTAAGTATGTAAAGCCAAAGGCAGGATAGCGAAACTTCTGAAAGTGTTTTTGAAAATACTCGGTGTTGATCTGTTTTTTATACTGAATCGGTGAGAGTCCCATATAGTCAACGCCAGCCGTCTTCAGTTCGAGAAACATCGTTGCACTATCCGGTATGATACGGAATATGAATCTATCGATGTTTGGCCTTCCCTCAAAATAATTGTCATTAGCCTCAAGAACAATCCTCTGTCCTGTAACCCATTCCTTAAATTTGTAAGGACCTATTCCTACAGGATGCTGATTGAATTCATCTTTATTTATATCCTTTCCTTCAAGGAGGTGTTTTGGAATTATCCCCATTCCCCAGCTCTCCAGTGCGGGTGCGTATGGCTCACTATAGGTAACCAGCACTGTATACCTGTCAATTGCCTCAACCTTCTTTACAGGTCCATAGTTACTGCTGTAGGGGGTAGCAACCTTTGGATTGATTGTTGTTTTATATGTGAAAATGACATCATCGGATGTGAATTCAACTCCATCATGCCATTTTACGCCCTTCCTGAGGTAAAATTTTATCTTCAAGCCATCAGGTGATATATCCCAGGACTCTGCCAGATCTCCAGTAATCTTTATGTCTTTATCGTATTTTGTAAGACCGTTGAATACCCAGCCACTTATCTGACCTGAGGCGCTATCGGATGCAAGCAATGGGGTAAGTCTCTTGGCGTCTGCGAGTGAGGCAACAGTAATCGTATTTGGTTCTTTTATAACCACCTCTTTTTTGGAACAACCAGAGATGGCGGTAAGAATAATAATAAACCATACGAGCCTTAACATTTACTACCCCACCAGAAAGCCCCACCCTTTGGGCGGGGTGGTTTACTTTTTCAAAGGTGTGCTTTCCTGCGGGCTTTTCTGTGGTCCTTGAGGGACTGCTCCGCTCTGTGTTTCTGGGGCTGTGTCTGCCTTTGGCGTGACAGGACCTTTCTGTTCAACTGGCTGTGAAATTGGTGCCTCAGTCTTTTCTTTTGATACTATCGAGCCCCTTTTGGAGGACATTACAGCGAGGGAAAGAGATGTAAGCATGAATATAATTGCAGCAACGGTAGTGATTTTGCTAAGCAGACTCGTTGCACCACGACTCCCGAATATTGTATGGCTTGAACCGCCACCGAAAGCAGCACCTACATCAGCTCCTTTGCCCCTCTGTAGCAATACTATAAATATCAGAGCAAAAGAAACGATTATATGAAGGACAATTAGAAACGTATACATACAAACTCCTACATAACCTTAAAATTAACAATCCTGACAAAGGATTCAACCTTGAGACTTGCTCCCCCTACAAGAACACCGTCAATCTCTGGTTGTGCCATAAGGCTATCTATATTCTCAGGGGTAACGCTCCCACCGTACTGTATTCTTATTTTACGGGAATAGTCTTCACCATAATTATCCCTAAACCATTTTCTTATGAATATATGCACCTCATTCGCCTGTTCCGGGGTTGCTGTCTTACCAGTTCCTATCGCCCATATAGGTTCATAGGCGATTACAATATCATCTCCACTAATGCCATTAAGACCTGCTGTGAGTTCTCGTTCAATTACATTTAGCGTTTTGCCTCCCTCCCGTTCCTTCAATGTTTCACCAATACAGACAATTGGTATCAGTCTATGCCTTAGGGCAGCCTTTATCTTTCTGTTTACAGATTCATCATCTTCAGCGAAATACTGTCTTCTTTCTGAATGTCCTATTATAACATAACTGCACCCAATATCTTTCAACATAATAGGTGATACCTCTCCAGTGTAAGCTCCTCTGTCTTCCCAGAATATGTCCTGTGCAGCAAGTTTTATATTGCTCCCTGAGAGCATCTCTGAAACCACATAAAGGGCTGTAAATGGAGGAGCCAGAACAACATCTGCGTGATTCTCTCCAATGAGAGGAATCAGACCACTAACCAGTCCTCTTGCTTCATCTATGGTGTTGTTCATCTTCCAGTTTCCAGCAATAATCGGAGTCCTCATGACTCTTTAGTGTATTTCTTAAGGTAGATATGTGTCAAGCAAAAAAGGGTTGTATATAACCTATGGATTTTTTATAATTCTTCTTAGGATAGGTGAGTTATGATATTAGTCTCTGTATGTGGAGCACATAGCGGTGTAGGAAAGACAACCCTTGCATCGATACTCCTTAAGAGACTTGAAGGTTTCTCTGCGATAAAGGTTACCCGTACAAAGCTGTTTAGTTCCATCATCACAGATAAAGAATTGATAAGAAAAAGTGGAAAAGACTCTGCAGTTCTAAAAGAGAGTGGAGCAGAGACGGTAGTCTGGGTAAAATCCTCTTACAGGGATATGAAGGAAACGATACCAAAGGCATTGGGAATTATTCGGGACTATAGGGGTGTGATTATAGAAGGAAATAGCCCTATAGAATTTTGCAGTCCATCCCTGATAATATTCGTTATAGATGAAATGGTTAATGATATTAAGAAGAGTGGGCTCAAGGCACTGAAGAAGGCAGATATAGTGGTTTTAAATTCTAACACCACTGAGAGAGCCATGGAAATAAAAGAGAAGATTAAAAGGCTAAATGATAGTGCAGAGATATTTACGATTAACCTTCAAACAAAAACTGGTGAAGTAGATATGATGCTTTTGTCCGTAATGAGTCGTCTGGGAGTGAAAGTATAGGGGACTTCGTCGTGAGCTCAGTCGAACGATGGAGGGGAAGGTGGACGAAAGGAAGGTTCATTATGACTGAAAAATTTAAAAAGGCACTAAAGGAGTTAGCTAATGATAATAAGATAACATGCCACCAACTAAGGCAGTTGGCAGAAGAGAAGAATGTCTCTTACAGTGATGCCGGCAAGACAGCAAATGAACTCAAAATNNNNNNNNNNNNNNNNNNNNNNNNNNNNNNNNNNNNNNNNNNNNNNNNNNNNNNNNNNNNNNNNNNNNNNNNNNNNNNNNNNNNNNNNNNNNNNNNNNNNAATTTAAAAAGGCACTAAAGGAGTTAGCTAATGATAATAAGATAACATGCCACCAACTAAGGCAGTTGGCAGAAGAGAAGAATGTCTCTTACAGTGATGCCGGCAAGACAGCAAATGAACTCAAAATTAAGATTATTGAATGTGAACTCGGGTGTTTTTAATGAATATAATATTTTTTAATATAGCCCTTTTCATGTATTTTATTGCCTCAGTTCACTGCGCTATTGCCCTCCTCAAAACAAGCACAACTATCACGAGGACACTCACCATAATGACAATAATAGGCTTTCTTTCGCACACTGCCGCTATCGTCACCAGGTATATCGAGGCAGGTCATATCCCGATAACAAATCTCCATGAGGCTACCTCTTTTTTTTCATGGTCGATAGTATTTGTCTTCCTTATAATAGAAACACGGTATAGAATAGGGTTACTTGGTCCCTTTATACTGCCTGTAGCATTTATCTTCATGTTTTCATCGTCAATGCTTCCGAAGGAAATCAAGCCACTTCTTCCGGCGCTTGAGAGCTTCTGGCTCGGGATACATGTGGTATTTGCATTTCTTGGAGATGCCTCATTTGCAATAGCCTTCAGTGTTGGTATCATGTATCTACTTCAGGAGCGACAGCTTAAAAGAAAAAAGATTGGCAGTCTATTTAAGAGAATGCCGTCTCTTGAGGTACTTGATGAAATAAACTATCGTGTAATCTCGATAGGTTTTCCATTGCTGACAATCGGTATAATAACAGGTTCTATATGGGCAGATACCGCATGGGGGTCATACTGGAATTGGGATCCGAAGGAGGTATGGTCACTTATAACATGGATAATTTATGCCCTTATAATCCATGCGAGATTAAGGGCAG
Proteins encoded in this window:
- a CDS encoding TAXI family TRAP transporter solute-binding subunit, coding for MFKKDSNKLFIFSITLLIITLLAGTVTLSSIAQAAEKKPQINMLLCPMGCGAIEGNILLETVIKRKDLPFHLNSQETPGYNYNLIEMAKSKDLWKHTIFSTEDDVVALAAHADKPEVKPFFKEPIKNRWKILYSEGLCTYGMFFQTLNPEIKSIEQLKGKRIGLGLRGQSCWGMNGYILLAKHGITPENTKIYFLGPAKAVDELLAGKIDGMVTGVYISHDQKNYTIPGMQLILDAAGRDIFYLTPDRAVYEKINREFGTVTQIIKIPARTLPKQKIDLYVGADRIYNVAHESFPEELAYQFVKAVATIGPTLKASHTYWTIVTPTEMLNGLSEENTHPGAIRAFKELGLWDLRKKFKPVISEYLR
- the mtnA gene encoding S-methyl-5-thioribose-1-phosphate isomerase; translated protein: MIPTIEWRDGVVRMLNQTKLPLEVSYVDCRDYRMVAEGIKKLWIRGAPAIGIAAAMGIALGAQDIKADNFDDFYSRLLKVCECLASTRPTAVNLFWAIERMKEFVKKQRDEKLERIKVLLIDEAKRILQEDIEANKTIGRGGAQFIKDGDTILTHCNAGSLATGGYGTATAPIRVALEQGKRIHVFVDETRPILQGARLTAWELMQDKIPVTLITDNMAGYFMKKGEVDLTIVGADRIARNGDVANKIGTYTLAVLCKEHKIPFYVAAPTSTIDLSTPSGELIPIEERGSEEVTHILGKVQIAPEGVMVKNPAFDVTPAEYITAIITERGVFHPDEIKKIDS
- a CDS encoding HU family DNA-binding protein, with the translated sequence MTKADLVKKIAKDASIGQNEANKAINSIISSITGTLKKGGKVTLVGFGTFSVHKRKARKGRNPRTGAEIKIPATRVPKFSAGQALKKAVK
- the hisF gene encoding imidazole glycerol phosphate synthase subunit HisF encodes the protein MLTKRIIPCLDVRDGRVVKGVSFINLRDAGNPVENAKFYDEQGADELVFLDITASHEKRNIIIDVVMRTAEEVFMPLTVGGGIKTLDDIRALLKAGCDKVSINTSAVENPEFIKEAAKRFGSQCIVVAIDAKRVRSSEFGVRSSKNSPLSTPNSQLSWEVYTHGGRKPRGIDAIEWAKRMANYGAGEILLTSMDRDGTKDGYDIKLTRTISEAVDIPIIASGGAGTLEHLYEGIVEGRADAVLAASIFHYREYTIREAKEYLRSRGVAVRL
- a CDS encoding peptide-binding protein: EERKKIYHRIHAILAEDQPYTFLYVPDALPILHKRFKGVEKAPIGIWYDFIHWYVPKNKIEWYE
- a CDS encoding peptide-binding protein, with the translated sequence MLRLVWFIIILTAISGCSKKEVVIKEPNTITVASLADAKRLTPLLASDSASGQISGWVFNGLTKYDKDIKITGDLAESWDISPDGLKIKFYLRKGVKWHDGVEFTSDDVIFTYKTTINPKVATPYSSNYGPVKKVEAIDRYTVLVTYSEPYAPALESWGMGIIPKHLLEGKDINKDEFNQHPVGIGPYKFKEWVTGQRIVLEANDNYFEGRPNIDRFIFRIIPDSATMFLELKTAGVDYMGLSPIQYKKQINTEYFQKHFQKFRYPAFGFTYLGYNLLDSKFSDKRVRQAISYAIDKKAIINGVLLGLGTPATGPFPPESWAFNPDVEDYKYNPEKAILLLREAGWKLDKDGVLKKNGTPFAFTILTNQGNEERKKTALIIQQNLKKVGIDVKIKILEWQALLHEFIDKKRFEAVIMGWALSRDPDIYDIWHSSKTKEGEFNFISYNNPEVDRLLIEGRRTFNIEERKKIYHRIHAILAEDQPYTFLYVPDALPILHKRFKGVEKA
- the secG gene encoding preprotein translocase subunit SecG, which translates into the protein MYTFLIVLHIIVSFALIFIVLLQRGKGADVGAAFGGGSSHTIFGSRGATSLLSKITTVAAIIFMLTSLSLAVMSSKRGSIVSKEKTEAPISQPVEQKGPVTPKADTAPETQSGAVPQGPQKSPQESTPLKK
- the tpiA gene encoding triose-phosphate isomerase → MRTPIIAGNWKMNNTIDEARGLVSGLIPLIGENHADVVLAPPFTALYVVSEMLSGSNIKLAAQDIFWEDRGAYTGEVSPIMLKDIGCSYVIIGHSERRQYFAEDDESVNRKIKAALRHRLIPIVCIGETLKEREGGKTLNVIERELTAGLNGISGDDIVIAYEPIWAIGTGKTATPEQANEVHIFIRKWFRDNYGEDYSRKIRIQYGGSVTPENIDSLMAQPEIDGVLVGGASLKVESFVRIVNFKVM
- the ccsB gene encoding c-type cytochrome biogenesis protein CcsB → MNIIFFNIALFMYFIASVHCAIALLKTSTTITRTLTIMTIIGFLSHTAAIVTRYIEAGHIPITNLHEATSFFSWSIVFVFLIIETRYRIGLLGPFILPVAFIFMFSSSMLPKEIKPLLPALESFWLGIHVVFAFLGDASFAIAFSVGIMYLLQERQLKRKKIGSLFKRMPSLEVLDEINYRVISIGFPLLTIGIITGSIWADTAWGSYWNWDPKEVWSLITWIIYALIIHARLRAGWRGRKAAILSIIGFMSVLFTFLGVNLILKGLHVFD